The following are encoded in a window of Aythya fuligula isolate bAytFul2 chromosome 26, bAytFul2.pri, whole genome shotgun sequence genomic DNA:
- the MYDGF gene encoding myeloid-derived growth factor, with product MAAPSGRSGRGLWGAVVAAAALLWLGARAAEGPSAAEFDVRPGGEVHSFSRSLGGYTCTFTYSAQGGTNEQWQMIIGVSEDDLLFSCSVWRPQGKSYLFFTQFKAEVKGAKIEHAMAYSQAAVGGQSDVPLKQEEFEITETTVSHREGKFRFELSKLMIVAKTPRDEL from the exons atggcggcgcccaGCGGGAGGAGCGgccgggggctgtggggagcggtggtggccgccgccgccctgctgtggctgggggCCCGGGCCGCCGAGGGCCCGAGCGCCGCCGAATTCGACGTGAGGCCCGGCGGGGAGGTGCACTCCTTCTCCCGGAGCCTG GGAGGTTACACCTGCACCTTCACGTACTCTGCTCAGGGAGGAACGAATGAG CAATGGCAGATGATCATTGGAGTCAGCGAAGACGACCTGCTCTTCTCCTGCTCTGTCTGGAG GCCCCAAGGGAAGTCTTATCTCTTCTTCACCCAGTTTAAAGCTGAAGTGAAAGGAGCCAAGATAGAGCACGCCATGGCTTAT TCTCAAGCTGCAGTGGGTGGACAAAGCGACGTCCCTTTAAAACAGGAAGAGTTTGAAATCACTGAAACAACAG tGTCTCACAGGGAAGGCAAGTTCCGTTTTGAACTGTCGAAACTCATGATCGTAGCAAAAACACCCCGTGATGAGCTGTGA
- the LOC116499015 gene encoding cathepsin L1-like encodes MSVPLGLLLALLGCSAALDLALEEAWEGWKSLYAKEYTREAEAVRREVWEKNLRRIEQHNHEEAQGQHTFRLAMNHYGDMTDEEFNQLLNGFTPAQQEEPPLLFQASPALKTPAEVDWRAKGYVTPVKNQGHCGSCWAFSATGALEGLVFNRTGKLVVLSEQNLIDCSRKLGNNGCHGGYMTRAFQYVHENGGLNSEHIYPYLATDTSSCRYNPQDRAANCSAIWLVAEGSEEALEQAVATVGPVSVAVDASGFFFHFYKSGIFSSMFCSHQVNHGMLAVGYGTSQEGGKNVSYWILKNSWSEVWGEQGYIRLLKGANNHCGVASQASFPLL; translated from the exons ATGTCTGTgcctctggggctgctgctggccctgctgggctgcagcgcGGCGCTGGACCTTGCCCTGGAGGAGGCATGGGAAGGCTGGAAGAGCCTCTACGCCAAGGAGTACACCAGG GAGGCTGAGGCTGTCCGTAGAGAGGTTTGGGAGAAGAACCTGCGGCGCATCGAGCAGCACAACCATGAGGAGGCCCAGGGGCAGCACACCTTCCGCCTGGCCATGAACCACTACGGGGACATG ACGGACGAGGAGTTCAACCAGCTCCTGAACGGCTTCACCCCAGcgcagcaggaggagcccccGCTGCTCTTCCAGGCATCGCCAGCTCTGAAGACGCCGGCAGAGGTGGACTGGAGGGCCAAGGGCTACGTGACGCCTGTGAAGAACCAG GGGCACTGCGGGTCGTGCTGGGCGTTCAGCGCCACGGGGGCCCTGGAGGGCCTCGTCTTCAACCGGACGGGGaagctggtggtgctgagcgAACAGAACCTCATCGACTGCTCTCGGAAGCTGGGCAACAACGGCTGCCACGGCGGCTACATGACCCGCGCCTTCCAGTACGTGCATGAGAACGGCGGCTTGAACTCAGAGCACATCTACCCCTACCTGGCCACG GACACGTCCAGCTGCAGGTACAACCCCCAGGACAGGGCGGCCAACTGCTCCGCCATCTGGCTGGTGGCCGAGGGCAGCGAGGAGGCGCTGGAGCAGGCGGTGGCGACTGTGGGTCCCGTGTCTGTGGCGGTGGATGCCAGTGGGTTCTTCTTCCACTTCTACAAGTCAG GTATCTTCAGCAGCATGTTTTGCAGCCACCAGGTGAACCACGGGATGCTGGCCGTGGGCTATGGCACCAGCCAGGAGGGCGGGAAGAATGTGAGCTACTGGATCCTAAAGAACAG ctggtCGGAGGTGTGGGGCGAGCAGGGCTACATCCGCCTGCTGAAGGGCGCCAACAACCACTGCGGGGTGGCCAGCCAGGCcagctttcctctgctctga